The following proteins come from a genomic window of Eulemur rufifrons isolate Redbay chromosome 24, OSU_ERuf_1, whole genome shotgun sequence:
- the ZNF180 gene encoding zinc finger protein 180 isoform X3, which produces MEEQDEKPPGPLKACVQDSLLPQEIIIKVEGEDAGSLAIPSQEGVNFKIVTVDFTQEEQGTWNPAQRTLDRDVILENHRNLVSWDLATTLRRRESTSKQSSFDDEPSHGVKIEKLTRDDPWLSSCEEVHDYKDQLEKQQEKQERLLQEVAFTQRKAIIHERVCKSNEREEKSGLNSSLLSFPMIPIRNHFHKYVSHGKQLHHNSVVNSHQKINDSEKLCENNECGKPPQSIHLIQFTRTQTKDKSYGFSDSIQSFSHGAPLNIHEKIHAGGRTFDFNECGQVLNHSLSHSEQEKIPVKESQYKYSKTPQSSSLAQNMRNHSEEKPFECNQCGKSFSWSSHLVAHQRTHTGEKPYECSECGKSFSRSSHLVSHQRTHTGEKPYRCNQCGKSFSQSYVLVVHQRTHTGEKPYECSQCGKSFRQSYKLIAHQRTHTGEKPYECNQCGKSFIQSYKLIAHQRIHTGEKPYECNQCGKSFSQSYKLVAHQRTHTGEKPFECNQCGKSFSWSSQLVAHQRTHTGEKPYECNECGKSFNRSSHLVMHQRTHTGEKPYECNQCGKSFSQSYVLVVHQRTHTGEKPYECNQCGKSFRQSSCLTQHQRTHTGEKPYECNQCGKTFSLSARLIVHQRTHTGEKPFTCNQCGKAFINSSKLIRHQSTHTEEKPYEM; this is translated from the exons gaAGGAGTGAACTTCAAAATTGTGACTGTGGACTTCACTCAGGAGGAACAGGGCACTTGGAACCCTGCTCAGAGGACCCTGGACAGAGACGTGATCCTGGAGAACCACAGGAACCTGGTCTCTTGGG ACTTGGCAACTACACTTAGAAGAAGAGAATCAACTTCAAAGCAGAGCAGTTTTGATGATGAACCATCTCATGGAGTGAAGATAGAAAAGTTGACAAGGGATGATCCTTGGTTATCTTCATGTGAAGAAGTCCATGATTATAAGGACCAGTTGGAGAAGCAACAGGAAAAACAAGAGAGACTTTTGCAGGAAGTGGCATTCACTCAAAGGAAAGCTATTATTCATGAGAGAGTCTGCAAAAGCAATGAACGTGAGGAGAAGAGTGGTCTGAATTCCAGTCTTCTTTCATTCCCAATGATACCCATAAGAAACCATTTTCATAAATATGTGTCACATGGTAAACAACTGCATCATAATTCTGTTGTGAACAGCCATCAGAAGATTAATGATAGTGAGAAACTATGTGAAAATAATGAATGTGGAAAACCCCCTCAGAGCATTCACCTTATTCAGTTTACAAGAACTCAAACAAAAGATAAATCCTATGGATTTAGTGACAGTATTCAATCTTTTAGCCATGGTGCACCCTTaaacatacatgaaaaaattCATGCTGGAGGAAGAACCTTTGATTTTAATGAATGTGGGCAAGTTTTGAACCACAGCTTATCCCATAGTGAACAAGAGAAAATTCCCGTTAAAGAGAGTCAATATAAATATAGTAAAACCCCTCAGAGTTCGTCCCTTGCTCAAAACATGAGAAATCATTCAGAAGAGAAACCTTTTGAATGTAATCAGTGTGGGAAATCCTTCAGCTGGAGCTCCCATCTTGTTGCACATCAGAGaactcatacaggagagaaaccttatgaatgtagcGAATGTGGAAAATCCTTCAGCCGGAGCTCACACCTTGTTTCCCATCAGAGgactcatactggagagaaaccttatagGTGTAATCAATGTGGAAAATCCTTTAGCCAGAGTTATGTCCTTGTTGTGCATCAGAgaactcatactggagagaagccttaTGAATGCAGTCAGTGTGGAAAGTCATTCAGGCAGAGCTACAAACTTATTGCACATCAAAgaactcatactggagagaagccctatgaaTGCAACCAATGTGGGAAATCATTTATCCAGAGCTATAAACTTATTGCACATCAAAGAAtccatactggagaaaaaccctatgaatgcaaTCAGTGTGGAAAATCCTTTAGTCAAAGTTACAAACTTGTTGCTCATCAGCgaactcacactggagaaaaaccctttGAATGTAATCAGTGTGGAAAATCCTTCAGCTGGAGCTCTCAGCTTGTTGCACATCAAAGAacccacactggagagaaaccctatgaatgtaatgaGTGTGGAAAATCTTTCAACCGCAGCTCTCACCTGGTTATGCATCAGAGaactcatactggagaaaaaccctatgaatgtaatcaGTGTGGTAAATCCTTCAGCCAGAGTTATGTTCTTGTTGTACATCAGAGAACGCATACTGGAGAAAAGCCCTACGAATGCAATCAATGTGGGAAATCATTCAGGCAGAGTTCATGCCTTACTCAACATCAGAGgactcatactggagagaaaccctatgaatgtaatcaGTGTGGAAAAACGTTCAGCTTGAGTGCTCGACTTATTGTACATCAAAgaactcatactggagagaaaccttttACATGTAATCAGTGTGGGAAAGCTTTCATTAATAGCTCTAAACTTATTAGGCATCAGTCTACTCACACTGAAGAGAAACCTTATGAAATGTAA